From a single Microbacterium murale genomic region:
- a CDS encoding acyl-CoA dehydrogenase: MTVNTPYVPPVADYAFLYGEAFGRDIVATASNGALTAEDAVEIISGAGELAAEVLAPLDAQGDKTGAQLREGEVHLPDGFAQAYQSLVEAGWVTATAPESAGGDGLPASVGAGLGEIWNASNAAFALCWMLSSGAIHALDAAASEELREIYLTKLVSGEWTGTMNLTEPDAGTDLGAIRTTATPRDDGSWSISGQKIFITWGDHDVAENIVHLVLARTPGAPDGAKGLSLFVAPRLLVNADGSLGERNRIETVAIEHKLGIHASPTCVLAYEDATGYLVGELHGGLAGMFVMMNSARVGMGHQATGISDRSYQGAAAYAAGRLQGRVMDRPAGAPIAEHPDVRRILGSMSSQVFAMRALSVFVGDLFDRAENDQDVLRMAELFVPILKGWTSEEALRVTSDGIQVYGGMGFIEETGAAQHYRDARIVPIYEGTTAIQANDLIGRKVLRDQGATAAQLFAEIERTVADLNGAPLAGRLTRALDAARRATDAVLGFADAPRDAYAVSVPYLMLLGTLAGGWMHALAVVAVAAHEAPIDTDAARLTDADFYSTQHLPRVHALAETVLAGEIG, encoded by the coding sequence ATGACCGTCAACACCCCCTATGTCCCGCCCGTCGCGGACTACGCCTTCCTCTACGGAGAGGCGTTCGGCCGCGATATCGTCGCCACGGCTTCGAACGGCGCGCTCACTGCCGAAGACGCCGTCGAGATCATCTCCGGCGCCGGAGAGCTCGCCGCAGAGGTGCTCGCTCCGCTCGATGCGCAGGGCGACAAGACCGGTGCCCAGCTGCGGGAGGGCGAAGTGCATCTGCCGGATGGTTTCGCACAGGCGTACCAGTCCCTCGTCGAGGCGGGCTGGGTGACGGCGACCGCCCCTGAATCCGCGGGGGGCGACGGTTTGCCGGCGTCCGTCGGCGCAGGACTCGGCGAGATCTGGAACGCGTCGAATGCGGCGTTCGCACTGTGCTGGATGCTGAGCTCCGGCGCCATCCACGCGCTCGATGCCGCGGCATCCGAAGAGCTCCGCGAGATCTATCTGACCAAGCTCGTCAGCGGTGAGTGGACCGGCACGATGAATCTCACCGAACCGGATGCCGGCACCGATCTCGGCGCGATCCGCACGACGGCCACGCCGCGCGATGACGGATCGTGGTCGATCAGCGGGCAGAAGATCTTCATCACCTGGGGCGACCACGACGTCGCCGAGAACATCGTGCACCTCGTGCTCGCCCGGACTCCCGGTGCGCCGGACGGTGCCAAGGGTTTGTCCCTGTTCGTCGCTCCGCGCCTCCTGGTGAATGCCGACGGATCGCTGGGGGAGCGCAACCGGATCGAGACCGTGGCGATCGAGCACAAGCTCGGCATCCACGCCAGCCCCACCTGCGTGCTCGCATACGAGGACGCCACCGGCTACCTCGTCGGAGAGCTGCACGGCGGCCTCGCCGGCATGTTCGTGATGATGAACTCCGCCCGCGTGGGTATGGGCCACCAGGCGACCGGCATCTCGGACCGCTCCTACCAGGGGGCTGCAGCGTACGCCGCGGGCCGACTGCAGGGGCGCGTCATGGATCGTCCGGCCGGTGCCCCGATCGCCGAGCATCCTGATGTGCGCCGCATCCTCGGCTCGATGTCGAGCCAGGTGTTCGCCATGCGTGCGCTGTCGGTGTTCGTCGGCGATCTGTTCGACCGCGCTGAGAACGATCAGGACGTCCTTCGCATGGCTGAGCTGTTCGTCCCCATCCTCAAGGGATGGACGAGCGAAGAGGCGCTTCGGGTGACCTCCGACGGCATCCAGGTCTACGGCGGCATGGGCTTCATCGAAGAGACCGGCGCGGCACAGCACTACCGCGATGCCCGTATCGTGCCGATCTACGAGGGCACCACGGCCATCCAGGCCAACGATCTCATCGGACGCAAGGTGCTGCGCGATCAGGGCGCGACCGCCGCCCAGCTGTTCGCCGAGATCGAGCGGACCGTGGCCGATCTGAACGGTGCGCCGCTCGCCGGTCGCCTCACCCGTGCGCTCGATGCCGCACGCCGCGCGACCGACGCGGTTCTCGGCTTCGCCGATGCTCCGCGCGATGCCTACGCCGTCAGCGTTCCGTACCTCATGCTGCTCGGAACGCTCGCCGGCGGCTGGATGCACGCGCTCGCCGTGGTCGCCGTGGCTGCGCACGAGGCGCCGATCGACACGGACGCCGCGCGCCTCACGGATGCGGACTTCTACAGCACGCAGCATCTGCCGCGAGTGCACGCGCTCGCAGAGACGGTGCTCGCCGGCGAGATCGGCTGA
- a CDS encoding pyridoxal phosphate-dependent aminotransferase produces MTERAPLSRKLSAIAESATLKVDAKAKALKAEGKPVISYAAGEPDFATPQFIVDAAAEALADPANYRYTPAPGLPALREAIAAKTLRDSGLEVSPSQVIVTNGGKQSVYQAFQTVLNPGDEVLLPAPYWTTYPEAIALADGIPVEVFAGADQDYKVTVEQLEAARTDRTTALVFVSPSNPTGSVYTAEETKAIGEWAVEHGIWIVSDEIYQNLTYEGTKATSIVEAVPEAAAQTILVNGVAKTYAMTGWRVGWMVGPADAIKVAGNLQSHLTSNVNNVAQRGAIAALNGPQTESEKFREAFDRRRRLIVAELSKIDGVRVPNPLGAFYVYPDVQGLLNRTWGGVTPTTSLELADLILDQAEVAVVPGEAFGPSGYLRLSYALGDEQLLEGIQRLQRLFA; encoded by the coding sequence GTGACCGAACGCGCACCTCTCTCCCGCAAACTGTCCGCCATCGCCGAGTCCGCGACCCTCAAGGTCGACGCCAAAGCCAAGGCACTGAAGGCCGAGGGCAAGCCCGTCATCTCCTACGCGGCCGGCGAACCCGACTTCGCCACCCCGCAGTTCATCGTCGATGCTGCAGCGGAGGCGCTCGCCGACCCGGCGAACTACCGCTACACACCCGCGCCCGGCCTTCCCGCGCTCCGCGAGGCGATCGCAGCCAAGACGCTGCGCGACTCCGGCCTCGAGGTCTCGCCCAGCCAGGTGATCGTCACGAACGGCGGCAAGCAGTCCGTCTACCAGGCCTTCCAGACCGTCCTCAACCCCGGCGACGAAGTTCTGCTGCCCGCCCCCTATTGGACGACTTACCCTGAAGCGATCGCACTGGCCGACGGCATCCCTGTCGAGGTGTTCGCCGGCGCCGACCAGGACTACAAGGTCACGGTCGAGCAGCTCGAGGCCGCCCGTACCGACCGGACCACCGCGCTCGTGTTCGTGTCGCCTTCGAACCCCACCGGCTCCGTGTACACCGCCGAGGAGACGAAGGCGATCGGCGAGTGGGCCGTCGAGCACGGCATCTGGATCGTCTCCGACGAGATCTACCAGAACCTCACGTACGAAGGCACCAAGGCCACCTCGATCGTGGAGGCGGTTCCGGAGGCCGCAGCACAGACGATCCTCGTCAACGGCGTCGCCAAGACCTACGCGATGACCGGATGGCGCGTGGGCTGGATGGTCGGCCCCGCCGATGCGATCAAGGTCGCCGGCAACCTGCAGTCCCACCTCACCAGCAACGTGAACAACGTCGCGCAACGCGGCGCGATCGCCGCGCTGAACGGACCGCAGACCGAGTCGGAGAAGTTCCGTGAGGCGTTCGACCGCCGCCGACGACTGATCGTCGCCGAACTCTCGAAGATCGACGGCGTTCGTGTTCCGAACCCGCTGGGTGCGTTCTACGTCTACCCCGACGTGCAAGGCCTGCTGAACCGCACGTGGGGCGGCGTGACCCCGACGACGTCGCTGGAGCTTGCAGACCTGATCCTGGATCAGGCCGAGGTCGCGGTCGTTCCCGGCGAAGCTTTCGGCCCGTCAGGGTATCTGCGCCTGTCGTACGCGTTGGGCGACGAACAACTGTTGGAGGGCATCCAGCGCCTGCAGCGCCTCTTCGCGTGA
- a CDS encoding VOC family protein, giving the protein MSGLVPYLFFPGNAREALTFYHEVFGGELSLFTYEQFSRTDGPSDAIAHGGISGNVELSGSDAGPDQDSVHIVGASFSLLGTAEPEVLQEWFAQLSVGGTAIDPLQKRPWGDFDGQVTDRYGIRWLIGYQE; this is encoded by the coding sequence ATGAGTGGACTCGTCCCATACCTGTTCTTCCCCGGCAACGCCCGTGAGGCGCTGACCTTCTACCACGAGGTGTTCGGTGGCGAGCTGTCGCTGTTCACGTACGAGCAGTTCAGCCGTACAGATGGGCCCAGTGATGCGATCGCGCACGGCGGGATCTCCGGCAACGTCGAGCTGTCCGGCTCGGATGCCGGTCCTGACCAGGACTCCGTGCACATCGTCGGTGCGAGCTTCTCGCTGCTCGGCACTGCTGAGCCCGAGGTGCTGCAGGAGTGGTTCGCGCAGTTGTCCGTCGGAGGCACGGCGATCGACCCATTGCAGAAGCGTCCCTGGGGCGACTTCGACGGTCAGGTGACCGATCGCTACGGCATCCGCTGGCTCATCGGGTATCAGGAGTAG
- a CDS encoding UDP-N-acetylmuramate dehydrogenase: protein MTEITPIPLAQLTTLRTGAAPERMLDATTTPDLVDALRDTWARGDEWFVLGGGSNLFAGDESFYGTVIRVLTSGVERLPSPHEGRVRVRAQAGHDWDALVAYTVEQGLAGIEAMSGIPGTVGAAPVQNVGAYGQEIQSTLVEVELIDESTGEVSTVPASELGLGFRTSVLKHHYGGVPLRRAVILSVTLDLAEVGDAGRIVRGDQLRRALGLAGDAAEGAVPLGWVREQILRIRAEKGMLLNPEDPDTWSAGSFFQNAIVPESVALQLPPECPRWPVAPDLDAVTVIPLGAYDGYIAPTQTVRSDVKVSAGWLIEHAGISKGFRLPRSRAGVSTKHALALTNRGGATADELAELARFIQARVQAEFGLLLQPEPVLIDVEL from the coding sequence ATGACCGAGATCACCCCGATCCCCCTTGCGCAGTTGACGACGTTGCGCACCGGCGCCGCCCCGGAGCGCATGCTGGATGCGACGACCACCCCTGACCTCGTCGACGCGCTGCGCGACACCTGGGCTCGCGGCGATGAATGGTTCGTGCTGGGCGGGGGATCGAACCTGTTCGCCGGAGATGAGTCCTTCTACGGCACCGTCATCCGTGTGCTGACCTCTGGTGTCGAACGACTTCCGTCCCCGCATGAAGGTCGCGTGCGCGTGCGCGCCCAGGCCGGGCACGATTGGGACGCCCTGGTCGCCTACACCGTGGAGCAGGGGCTCGCCGGCATCGAGGCGATGAGCGGCATCCCCGGCACGGTCGGGGCAGCACCGGTGCAGAACGTCGGTGCGTACGGGCAGGAGATCCAATCGACGCTCGTCGAGGTCGAGCTGATCGACGAGTCCACCGGCGAAGTCTCGACGGTGCCGGCATCCGAGCTCGGGCTCGGCTTCCGCACCTCCGTGCTCAAGCACCACTACGGCGGAGTGCCGCTGAGGCGTGCCGTGATCCTCTCGGTGACGTTGGATCTCGCAGAGGTCGGCGATGCCGGTCGCATCGTTCGCGGTGACCAGTTGCGACGTGCGCTCGGGTTAGCGGGCGACGCTGCAGAAGGGGCAGTGCCCCTTGGCTGGGTGCGAGAGCAGATTCTGCGGATTCGCGCGGAGAAGGGGATGCTGCTGAATCCGGAGGATCCGGACACCTGGAGTGCCGGTTCGTTCTTCCAGAACGCGATCGTGCCCGAGTCGGTCGCGCTGCAGCTGCCACCGGAATGTCCGAGGTGGCCGGTCGCGCCCGATCTGGATGCGGTGACCGTCATTCCGCTCGGCGCATACGACGGCTACATCGCCCCGACGCAGACCGTGCGCAGCGACGTGAAGGTGAGTGCGGGCTGGCTCATCGAGCACGCCGGTATATCGAAGGGGTTCAGGCTGCCGCGCTCGCGCGCAGGGGTATCGACCAAGCACGCGCTCGCGCTGACGAACCGGGGAGGGGCGACGGCTGACGAGTTGGCAGAGCTCGCCCGGTTCATCCAGGCACGGGTGCAGGCGGAGTTCGGACTGCTGCTGCAGCCGGAGCCGGTGCTGATCGACGTCGAACTGTAG
- a CDS encoding MaoC/PaaZ C-terminal domain-containing protein: MSGTTYTVGDVIAERTIHLTRESLVRYAGASGDFNPIHYRDDIAESVGLPGVLAHGMLTMGLASSVVVAALEPGVRILDYGVRFTKPVIVDPVDGADVHVRATVAATDESSARIDLKVTFAEATVLVKAQLRVAL; this comes from the coding sequence ATGAGCGGCACCACCTACACCGTCGGAGATGTGATCGCCGAACGCACGATTCACCTCACTCGTGAATCGCTGGTGCGTTACGCGGGAGCATCCGGAGATTTCAACCCCATCCACTACCGCGACGACATCGCCGAGTCGGTAGGACTCCCCGGAGTGCTCGCCCATGGGATGCTGACGATGGGGCTCGCTTCGTCGGTCGTCGTCGCCGCACTCGAACCCGGCGTCCGCATTCTCGACTACGGGGTGCGCTTCACCAAGCCTGTGATCGTCGATCCGGTTGATGGTGCTGACGTGCACGTGCGCGCAACGGTCGCCGCAACGGACGAGTCCTCAGCGCGAATCGATCTCAAGGTCACGTTCGCCGAGGCGACCGTCCTGGTCAAAGCGCAGCTGCGCGTCGCGCTCTGA
- a CDS encoding FAS1-like dehydratase domain-containing protein, whose amino-acid sequence MAVNNELLGREFPETPPYLVGREKVREFARAVFADAPLHTDVAAARALGYADVVAPPTFAMVIQDQTLQQLLSEPDSGIVLARTIHAEQRFAYSRPIVAGDELSGRLTVTGIRMMAGNAMITSEAEITDAAGSHVVTATSVLLVGSDDNDRKAEA is encoded by the coding sequence GTGGCCGTGAACAATGAACTGCTGGGACGCGAGTTCCCTGAAACCCCGCCCTACCTGGTCGGTCGTGAGAAGGTGCGCGAGTTCGCGCGCGCCGTCTTCGCCGATGCTCCGCTGCACACCGATGTCGCCGCCGCGCGCGCGCTCGGCTACGCCGATGTGGTGGCTCCGCCGACCTTCGCGATGGTGATCCAGGACCAGACCCTGCAGCAGCTGCTGAGCGAACCCGATTCCGGCATCGTGCTCGCGCGCACCATCCACGCCGAGCAGCGCTTCGCTTACTCCCGACCGATCGTCGCGGGCGACGAGCTTTCCGGACGGCTCACCGTGACCGGCATCCGCATGATGGCCGGCAACGCGATGATCACGAGTGAAGCAGAGATCACGGATGCCGCAGGCTCCCACGTCGTCACGGCGACGAGCGTGCTGCTGGTCGGCTCTGACGACAACGACCGGAAGGCGGAGGCATGA
- a CDS encoding glycerate kinase family protein — translation MSIHIPQRILVAPSGFKESLDAETVARAIAAGVRRIIPGVQVDEFPIPDGGEGTAAALAAATGGELVPVVVSGPVGDPVAAHYALLGGSSRGTAVVEMAAAGGLRLVPRDRRDPGATSTYGVGELIVAALDGGAERIIVGCGDSGTSDGGAGALEALGVRILDRDGTALPRGGRHLIDAASLDLGGLHPRAADVEIVLACNIHNVLCGPRGVARVFGPQKGASPEGVERLSTALDAWADVLERHSPHGGRMDVRTGPGSGASGGLGAGLAAVLGARLAPRFEVLLDGDLLPQSLDDLMSRADLVITAEGAIDFQTPRGKVPAEVAMRARIAGVPVLGIAGSLGEGAPAVHDIGIGAIASILTVPMRLEQAVEQGEQLLRDAAERSMRLVLLGSALAARAA, via the coding sequence ATGTCCATTCACATTCCGCAGCGCATTCTCGTCGCCCCCAGTGGTTTCAAGGAGAGCCTGGATGCCGAGACCGTCGCCCGCGCGATCGCGGCCGGCGTGCGCCGCATCATCCCCGGCGTCCAGGTCGATGAGTTCCCCATCCCGGACGGTGGTGAGGGAACCGCAGCCGCGTTGGCAGCCGCAACCGGTGGCGAGCTCGTTCCCGTCGTCGTGTCCGGCCCGGTCGGCGATCCCGTCGCCGCGCACTACGCACTCCTCGGCGGCTCCTCGCGAGGGACGGCAGTCGTCGAGATGGCTGCGGCCGGCGGGCTGCGCCTCGTGCCGAGGGATCGGCGTGACCCGGGCGCGACCAGCACCTACGGTGTCGGCGAGTTGATCGTCGCGGCGCTGGACGGCGGCGCCGAGCGGATCATCGTCGGTTGCGGCGACTCCGGCACCAGCGACGGCGGCGCCGGAGCGCTCGAGGCACTGGGCGTTCGGATCCTCGACCGCGACGGCACTGCGCTGCCGCGCGGTGGGCGGCACCTCATCGACGCGGCATCCCTGGATCTCGGCGGGCTGCACCCGAGGGCAGCAGACGTCGAGATCGTCCTCGCGTGCAACATCCACAATGTGCTGTGCGGGCCGCGCGGCGTCGCGCGCGTGTTCGGGCCGCAGAAGGGCGCGTCTCCCGAGGGTGTCGAACGACTCTCCACTGCGCTGGATGCGTGGGCGGACGTGCTGGAGCGACACAGTCCGCACGGCGGCCGGATGGATGTGCGCACAGGGCCCGGCTCAGGTGCCTCCGGCGGGCTGGGTGCCGGACTGGCGGCAGTCCTCGGGGCTCGTCTCGCACCACGATTCGAGGTGCTGCTGGACGGCGATCTGCTGCCGCAGTCATTGGATGACCTGATGTCGAGGGCCGACCTGGTCATCACTGCGGAAGGCGCGATCGACTTCCAGACACCGCGGGGCAAGGTGCCGGCCGAGGTCGCGATGCGCGCGCGGATCGCCGGGGTGCCTGTGCTCGGGATCGCGGGTTCGTTGGGGGAGGGTGCGCCGGCCGTGCACGACATCGGGATCGGCGCGATCGCTTCGATCCTGACCGTGCCGATGCGGCTGGAGCAGGCGGTGGAGCAGGGGGAGCAGCTGCTGCGCGATGCCGCAGAACGCAGCATGCGTCTCGTGCTTCTCGGCTCTGCGCTCGCGGCCAGGGCCGCCTGA
- a CDS encoding SLC13 family permease — translation MNTAPIRVIYATNPPERTAPVRPSGRRSRRPHTPREPWNRARVLRLSSLIAVIVIAVAVTISALMRPSVGDSAPTLPAAVTISVFLLAVWAWTSTTLDDTLVAFLAAVALIVTGVLPSQTFFASLGDETIWLLICAFIIATGVSSSGLALRGAAQLLRLARSPRALFHLTTLALTITTFAVPATSGRAALAIPVFTALAASLAGGVALTRALSLLFPTVILLSAVGSLLGAGAHVITAQLVESATGHGFGFLSWLWFGLPLAIVSSHVACEIVLLRFTASADRRVGIRITLADLARTAPTPVSGPLSPLERRAAVLLAGVVVMWCTESLHHVPPAVVALLGAVVAVSPSIGCTSLPVAVKKVPWTLLLFLAATLALASALTATGAAAWLGRLALAPMASLGPAAGIAFALVVIALSLLAHLMIPSRSARSAAIIPLVIVLAPGLGVDPAAAAFASTAAAGFCHTLPSSAKPVAMFADPDVVSDGFRSGDLRSLSVILGPAMFLLVAGFSFWIWPAMGMPLLI, via the coding sequence ATGAACACCGCACCGATACGCGTCATCTACGCCACCAATCCACCGGAGCGAACCGCCCCGGTGCGACCGTCGGGCCGACGATCGCGACGCCCGCACACGCCGCGCGAGCCCTGGAACCGCGCCCGCGTGCTGCGCCTCTCAAGCCTCATCGCCGTCATCGTCATCGCGGTCGCCGTCACCATCTCGGCGCTCATGCGCCCATCTGTCGGTGATTCCGCGCCGACGCTTCCCGCCGCCGTGACGATCTCCGTGTTCCTCCTCGCCGTCTGGGCATGGACGAGTACGACGCTCGATGACACACTGGTGGCTTTTCTCGCCGCCGTCGCCCTCATCGTCACCGGCGTGCTCCCGTCGCAGACCTTCTTCGCCTCGCTCGGCGATGAGACGATCTGGCTGTTGATCTGCGCGTTCATCATCGCGACCGGTGTCAGCTCGTCCGGCCTGGCGCTTCGCGGCGCAGCTCAGCTGCTGCGCCTGGCGCGCTCACCGCGTGCGCTGTTCCACCTCACCACTCTGGCTCTCACGATCACGACGTTCGCTGTGCCCGCCACCTCCGGCCGCGCGGCGCTGGCCATCCCGGTGTTCACCGCGCTCGCCGCGTCCTTGGCGGGAGGAGTCGCCCTCACCCGCGCACTCTCATTGCTCTTCCCGACCGTCATCCTGCTGTCCGCAGTCGGCTCGCTGCTCGGTGCAGGGGCGCACGTGATCACTGCGCAGCTGGTCGAGTCGGCGACGGGCCATGGCTTCGGCTTCCTCTCCTGGCTGTGGTTCGGCCTGCCGCTGGCCATCGTCTCCTCGCATGTCGCCTGCGAGATCGTGCTGTTGCGCTTCACAGCGAGTGCCGACCGCCGAGTCGGCATACGGATCACCCTCGCGGATCTGGCGCGAACGGCGCCGACGCCGGTCTCCGGTCCGCTCAGTCCGCTCGAACGCCGCGCGGCAGTGCTGCTCGCCGGTGTCGTCGTGATGTGGTGCACAGAGTCGCTGCATCACGTACCCCCTGCTGTCGTGGCGCTCCTCGGCGCGGTGGTCGCGGTATCGCCGTCGATCGGATGCACCAGCCTCCCCGTCGCCGTCAAGAAGGTGCCGTGGACGCTGCTGCTCTTCCTCGCGGCGACCCTCGCGCTGGCATCCGCCCTCACCGCCACCGGTGCCGCCGCCTGGCTCGGACGATTGGCTCTCGCCCCGATGGCTTCTCTCGGCCCGGCCGCCGGAATCGCCTTCGCCCTGGTCGTCATCGCGCTGTCTCTGCTCGCGCACCTGATGATCCCGTCGCGATCTGCCCGATCCGCCGCGATCATCCCGCTGGTCATCGTGCTCGCACCGGGGCTCGGCGTCGATCCGGCAGCCGCGGCGTTCGCATCCACCGCCGCCGCAGGCTTCTGCCACACGCTGCCGAGCTCCGCGAAGCCCGTCGCGATGTTCGCCGACCCTGATGTCGTGTCCGACGGGTTCCGCTCCGGAGACCTGCGCTCGCTCTCCGTGATCCTGGGGCCCGCGATGTTCCTTCTCGTCGCGGGCTTCTCATTCTGGATCTGGCCCGCGATGGGGATGCCACTGCTGATCTGA
- a CDS encoding response regulator transcription factor, translating to MRHILIAEDDPHITSFIRRGLHAAGYETSEASDGETALILARGGLFDLVLLDIGLQGMDGFSVLSHLRGEGMTTPVIILTARDSVIDTVRGLEGGANDYVTKPFQFAELLARVKLRIGDGDQRATGPVLAHGEVTIDIRSRRVTIGDGIADLTSREFALLEVFVQNAGQVLSRDQLIGHVWGMDFDPASNVVDVYVRALRNKIGAAHIETVRGAGYRFQ from the coding sequence GTGCGACACATCCTGATCGCGGAAGACGATCCTCACATCACATCCTTCATCCGCAGAGGCCTGCACGCCGCCGGATACGAGACCTCTGAGGCATCCGACGGCGAGACCGCCCTCATCCTCGCCCGCGGCGGCCTGTTCGACCTGGTGCTGCTGGACATCGGCCTGCAGGGCATGGACGGATTCTCCGTGCTCTCGCACCTGCGCGGGGAAGGCATGACCACCCCGGTGATCATCCTCACCGCCCGTGACTCCGTCATCGACACGGTGCGAGGCCTCGAGGGCGGGGCGAACGACTACGTCACCAAGCCGTTCCAGTTCGCTGAACTCCTCGCGCGGGTGAAGCTGCGTATCGGCGACGGCGATCAACGGGCCACCGGCCCCGTGCTCGCGCACGGCGAGGTCACCATCGACATCCGATCGCGCCGAGTCACGATCGGGGACGGCATCGCCGACCTCACGTCTCGTGAGTTCGCGCTGCTGGAGGTGTTCGTGCAGAACGCGGGCCAAGTACTGTCTCGCGATCAGCTCATCGGCCACGTGTGGGGGATGGACTTCGATCCGGCATCCAACGTCGTCGATGTGTACGTGCGCGCGCTCCGGAACAAGATCGGTGCGGCCCACATCGAGACCGTCCGCGGCGCAGGATACCGATTCCAATGA
- a CDS encoding sensor histidine kinase, with the protein MTDAITAPIGIVQEDPPRRRSLRPRAMPARWRITAWIIVSTVFTLLAVGLMGRSIFLSSVDQDANVDIEQEAQEFLRFLEDSSTEFTSAEGLLQEYLDRQSVHSNEIILGAVDGAPVATANGLVEGSDASLGFAGGQTLVLQMLDLEENAGVVESTAAGPLRWGRVDFTAGDAQGALLVLQFTEAPRAAVDQSVVTIAWVALAGILLSSGVAWLVAGQILAPIRAVHRVAREINEHDLTARVPVNGTDDIAAVAITFNQMLDRLEDVYATQQRFVDDAGHELRTPITIVRGHLELLSEDQDERRETLRLVSGELDRMTRIVTDLLVLARAQQPDFVRIAGCDAATLTLDIEAKAQALGDRRWQLMEVAEGHASCDPQRITQAVLQLSANAVQVTEPGDRIRIGSRFDGEGAQRRLRLWVQDEGPGVASADAARIFERFVRGGAPGDTAGPRRGSGLGLAIVRAIADAHGGSAWVDSVLGEGATFGIDIPAPDSTDAGEANVIIESLSGKDA; encoded by the coding sequence ATGACTGACGCCATCACCGCTCCGATCGGAATCGTCCAGGAAGACCCGCCGCGCCGTCGATCACTGCGCCCACGCGCCATGCCTGCGCGGTGGAGGATCACTGCGTGGATCATCGTCAGCACGGTGTTCACGCTCCTGGCCGTCGGACTGATGGGGCGCAGCATCTTCCTCTCCAGCGTCGATCAGGACGCGAACGTCGACATCGAACAGGAGGCGCAGGAGTTCCTGCGGTTCCTGGAGGATTCCTCCACGGAGTTCACCTCTGCGGAGGGGCTGCTCCAGGAGTATCTCGACCGTCAATCGGTGCACTCGAACGAGATCATCCTCGGTGCTGTCGATGGCGCCCCTGTCGCCACGGCGAACGGGCTGGTGGAAGGCAGTGACGCATCGCTCGGTTTCGCCGGCGGACAGACGCTCGTGCTTCAGATGCTGGATCTCGAGGAGAACGCAGGTGTCGTCGAATCGACCGCGGCCGGTCCGCTTCGATGGGGACGCGTCGACTTCACCGCCGGCGACGCCCAGGGCGCGCTCCTGGTGCTGCAGTTCACCGAGGCACCACGTGCGGCCGTGGATCAATCGGTCGTGACGATCGCATGGGTCGCACTCGCCGGCATCCTGCTCAGCTCCGGTGTCGCATGGCTGGTCGCAGGCCAGATCCTCGCCCCGATCCGTGCAGTGCACCGCGTCGCGCGCGAGATCAACGAGCATGACCTCACCGCACGGGTGCCGGTGAACGGAACAGACGACATCGCAGCGGTCGCGATCACCTTCAACCAGATGCTCGACCGGCTGGAAGACGTCTACGCCACCCAGCAGCGTTTCGTCGACGACGCCGGGCACGAGCTGCGCACGCCGATCACGATCGTCCGTGGCCACCTCGAGTTGCTCAGCGAAGACCAGGACGAGCGCCGAGAGACGCTGCGCCTGGTCAGCGGAGAACTCGACCGGATGACGCGTATCGTCACCGATCTGCTCGTGCTGGCTCGCGCCCAGCAACCTGACTTCGTCCGGATCGCCGGATGCGACGCCGCGACCCTCACCCTCGATATCGAGGCCAAGGCGCAGGCGCTGGGAGACCGGCGCTGGCAGCTGATGGAGGTCGCAGAAGGACACGCGAGCTGCGACCCGCAGCGCATCACGCAGGCCGTGCTGCAGCTGTCGGCCAATGCCGTCCAGGTCACCGAACCCGGCGACCGCATCCGCATCGGTTCCCGCTTCGACGGCGAGGGCGCGCAGCGCAGGCTGCGGTTGTGGGTGCAGGATGAGGGCCCCGGCGTCGCGTCGGCGGATGCCGCCCGCATCTTCGAACGCTTCGTCCGGGGAGGCGCACCCGGAGACACCGCCGGCCCCCGCCGCGGCTCCGGCCTGGGCCTCGCGATCGTTCGCGCGATCGCCGATGCCCATGGCGGTTCGGCCTGGGTCGACAGCGTTCTCGGAGAGGGCGCGACCTTCGGGATCGACATCCCCGCGCCGGACTCGACGGACGCCGGAGAAGCCAACGTCATCATCGAATCTCTGTCTGGAAAGGACGCCTGA